Proteins encoded within one genomic window of Amycolatopsis nigrescens CSC17Ta-90:
- a CDS encoding ABC transporter ATP-binding protein, whose translation MTATDLAEARVPSAPPEAEPVPEPGLARLLRPHLRSFAAVVVLQVVGAVAGLAPLLAVVELGRTLLSPGQVDHGHVRLVVIAGAAGLLARLLCTAASSGIGHLVDGRVQLTFRRALAARLGRVPLGWFSRRRTGELAKVVGEDVSAVHPFIAHAPGELVSAFVVPLVSLVYLCTIDWRLTLITLIPVVLAVALVPLMMTPARLREQEEFDAAMGRISSSVVEFVQGISVVKAFGDFGHGAHRRFRTAVDEFVGVFYRWVRGMSGVAAGMQLALSPPFVLLAVLIGGAGLITGGAMAPADLLPFLLLGLGLTAPVAALGHGFDDLQAARRAVGRIRDVLEVRSLPEPAHPVAARGHRVELRDVRFGYEAGHEVLRGIDLVLEPGTVTAIVGPSGSGKSTLVQLLPRFFDPTHGSVLLGGVDLRELGSRELYRKVSFVFQDVRLLRASVADNIALAVPEAEHEDVVRAARLANIHDRILELPRGYESVIGADAGLSGGEAQRISIARALLADAPVLVLDEATAFADPQTEQAVRRALATLHGDRTILVIAHRLETVADADTVVMLENGSIAERGRPAELLARNGKFAAFWQAHRSAAAARGDEPR comes from the coding sequence ATGACCGCCACTGACCTCGCCGAGGCAAGAGTGCCGTCCGCGCCGCCGGAGGCCGAACCCGTGCCGGAACCCGGCCTGGCCAGGCTGCTGCGGCCGCATCTCCGGAGTTTCGCCGCCGTCGTTGTCCTGCAGGTGGTCGGCGCCGTAGCGGGTTTGGCGCCGCTGCTGGCGGTCGTCGAACTGGGACGGACCCTGTTGTCGCCAGGCCAGGTCGATCACGGTCACGTCCGGCTCGTCGTGATCGCGGGTGCGGCCGGCTTGCTCGCCCGGTTGCTGTGCACGGCCGCGTCCTCCGGAATCGGGCATCTCGTCGACGGCCGGGTGCAGCTGACGTTCCGGCGGGCGCTGGCCGCGCGGCTGGGGCGCGTGCCGCTCGGCTGGTTCTCCCGGCGCCGGACCGGCGAGCTGGCGAAGGTGGTGGGGGAGGACGTGAGCGCGGTGCACCCGTTCATCGCGCACGCCCCCGGCGAGCTCGTCTCCGCGTTCGTGGTGCCCTTGGTGTCGCTGGTCTACCTGTGCACCATCGACTGGCGGCTCACGCTGATCACGCTGATCCCGGTGGTGCTGGCGGTGGCGCTGGTCCCGCTGATGATGACCCCGGCCCGGTTGCGCGAGCAGGAGGAGTTCGACGCGGCCATGGGGCGGATTTCGAGTTCCGTGGTCGAGTTCGTGCAGGGCATCTCGGTGGTCAAGGCGTTCGGCGACTTCGGACATGGCGCGCACCGCAGGTTCCGCACCGCCGTGGACGAGTTCGTCGGCGTCTTCTACCGGTGGGTGCGCGGGATGTCCGGGGTCGCCGCGGGGATGCAGCTCGCGCTGTCGCCCCCGTTCGTGCTGCTGGCCGTGCTGATCGGCGGGGCGGGCCTGATCACGGGCGGTGCGATGGCCCCGGCGGACCTGTTGCCCTTCCTGCTGCTCGGGCTTGGCCTGACCGCTCCGGTGGCCGCACTCGGCCACGGTTTCGACGATCTGCAGGCCGCCAGGCGCGCGGTCGGTCGGATCCGGGACGTGCTCGAAGTCCGGTCGCTGCCGGAGCCCGCGCACCCGGTCGCGGCGCGGGGGCACCGGGTGGAACTGCGTGACGTCCGGTTCGGCTACGAAGCCGGCCACGAGGTGCTGCGCGGGATCGACCTGGTGCTCGAGCCGGGCACGGTCACCGCGATCGTCGGGCCTTCGGGCAGCGGAAAGTCCACTTTGGTCCAGTTGTTGCCGCGGTTCTTCGACCCGACTCACGGGTCGGTCCTGCTCGGCGGCGTCGATCTGCGCGAGCTCGGCAGCCGGGAGCTCTACCGGAAAGTCTCCTTCGTCTTCCAGGACGTGCGCCTGCTGCGCGCGTCGGTCGCGGACAACATCGCGCTGGCGGTACCGGAGGCCGAGCACGAGGACGTGGTCCGGGCCGCCAGGCTGGCGAACATCCACGACCGGATCCTGGAGCTGCCGCGCGGCTACGAGTCGGTGATCGGTGCGGACGCCGGGCTCTCGGGTGGTGAGGCACAGCGGATCTCGATCGCCCGCGCACTGCTCGCCGACGCGCCGGTTCTGGTGCTCGACGAGGCGACCGCCTTCGCCGACCCGCAGACCGAACAGGCGGTGCGCCGGGCACTGGCGACGCTGCACGGTGACCGGACGATTCTGGTGATCGCCCATCGCCTGGAGACGGTCGCCGACGCGGACACCGTCGTAATGCTGGAGAACGGGTCCATCGCCGAGCGCGGCAGGCCCGCCGAACTGCTGGCGCGGAACGGGAAGTTCGCCGCGTTCTGGCAGGCCCACCGATCGGCTGCTGCCGCGCGAGGAGACGAACCCCGATGA
- a CDS encoding GntR family transcriptional regulator gives MNPRSWDPAREIVVDPASPEPLYFQVARQLRAAIEDGRLPAGGRLDNEVALAARLHLSRPTLRQAIQLLVNQGLLVRKRGVGTQIVRTKVTRPLRLSSLFDDLTDLGGEPESVVLVNRVEPAGTDAAERLETPDLARVRRLKRVRSADGEPLAVMNNYLPDGLIDPADDELREQGLYQLLRSAGVRLHAAQQNVGARLATAEDAELLGEEPGAALLTMRRTTYDDSGQVVEHGWHVYRASRYSFDLSLTNSP, from the coding sequence GTGAACCCACGTTCCTGGGACCCCGCCCGCGAGATCGTGGTGGACCCGGCCAGCCCGGAGCCGCTGTACTTCCAGGTCGCCAGGCAGCTGCGCGCCGCGATCGAGGACGGCAGGCTGCCCGCCGGCGGGCGGCTGGACAACGAGGTGGCACTGGCGGCCCGGCTGCACCTGTCGCGGCCGACCTTGCGCCAGGCGATCCAGTTGCTGGTCAACCAGGGGCTGCTGGTGCGCAAACGCGGGGTCGGCACCCAGATCGTGCGGACCAAGGTGACCCGCCCGCTTCGCCTGAGCAGCCTGTTCGACGACCTCACCGACCTCGGCGGCGAACCGGAGTCGGTCGTGCTGGTGAACCGGGTGGAGCCCGCCGGCACCGACGCCGCCGAGCGGCTCGAGACCCCGGACCTGGCGCGGGTACGCCGGCTGAAGCGGGTGCGCTCGGCCGACGGCGAACCGCTGGCCGTGATGAACAACTACCTGCCGGACGGCCTCATCGACCCGGCCGACGACGAGCTGCGCGAGCAGGGCCTCTACCAGTTGCTGCGGTCCGCGGGCGTGCGGCTGCACGCCGCCCAGCAGAACGTCGGCGCGCGGCTGGCCACCGCGGAGGACGCCGAGCTGCTGGGGGAGGAGCCGGGTGCCGCGCTGCTCACCATGCGGCGGACCACCTACGACGACTCCGGGCAGGTCGTCGAGCACGGCTGGCACGTCTACCGGGCTTCGCGCTACTCGTTCGACCTGTCGCTGACCAACAGCCCGTGA
- the iolB gene encoding 5-deoxy-glucuronate isomerase — translation MNLYREAGSTADGPFSLVVTPESAQWGHTGLRVLELEGTETVTTGDSEALVLPLSGSCEVRVDGEAFRLAGRSGVFASTTDFAYLPRDAEATITGTGRFALPAAKTAKRLPARYGPAAAVPVELRGAGNCSRQVNNYCLPHTFDADQLLVCEVLTPGGNWSSYPPHKHDQARDGESELEEIYYFEVADGPAGPGMGYQRVYGTDDRPIDVFAEVRTGDVVLIPHGWHGPSMAAPGYDLYYLNVMAGPGQERAWLICDDPAHAWIRQTWESQDVDPRLPFGNTR, via the coding sequence ATGAACCTGTATCGCGAGGCGGGCAGCACCGCCGACGGGCCGTTCAGCCTGGTGGTCACGCCCGAATCGGCGCAGTGGGGCCACACCGGGCTGCGGGTGCTCGAACTGGAGGGCACCGAGACCGTCACCACCGGCGACTCGGAAGCGCTGGTGCTGCCGCTGTCCGGTAGCTGCGAGGTCCGCGTCGACGGGGAGGCTTTCCGCCTCGCCGGTCGTAGCGGAGTGTTCGCTTCGACCACGGATTTCGCTTACCTGCCAAGGGATGCGGAGGCGACGATCACCGGGACCGGCCGGTTCGCGCTGCCCGCGGCGAAGACCGCGAAACGGCTGCCCGCGCGCTACGGCCCCGCCGCCGCTGTGCCGGTGGAGCTGCGCGGCGCGGGGAACTGCAGTCGTCAGGTCAACAACTACTGCCTGCCGCACACCTTCGACGCCGATCAGCTGCTGGTGTGCGAGGTGTTGACGCCGGGCGGGAACTGGTCGTCGTACCCGCCGCACAAGCACGACCAGGCCCGTGACGGCGAAAGCGAGCTGGAGGAGATCTACTACTTCGAGGTCGCCGACGGTCCAGCCGGTCCGGGCATGGGCTACCAGCGCGTCTACGGCACCGATGACCGCCCGATCGACGTGTTCGCCGAGGTCCGCACCGGCGACGTCGTGCTGATCCCGCACGGCTGGCACGGACCATCCATGGCCGCACCCGGCTACGACCTCTACTACCTCAACGTCATGGCCGGCCCCGGCCAGGAACGCGCCTGGCTGATCTGCGACGACCCCGCACACGCCTGGATCCGCCAAACCTGGGAATCCCAGGACGTCGACCCCCGCCTGCCCTTCGGCAACACCCGATGA
- a CDS encoding TerC family protein: protein MLDISVVTWVVTVGLIVVLLVLDLVLASVRPHRVGFAEATAWSVFYVAVAVAFGVWFAWQYGGEFGTEYFAGYIVEKSLSVDNLFVFVIIMTTFAVPEEHQHKVLTFGIVLALIMRAAFIAVGATLLSLFSFMFLVFGLILVFTAVQLFRHRDEDPDVENNVVVKAARRLLPTTDKYVGGRLVARVDGRRMVTPLFVVLVAIGGVDLLFALDSIPAVFGVTEESYIVFTANAFALLGLRALFFLVKGLLDRLVYLSAGLALILAFIGVKLMLHWAHVDIDPRVPEIGTPVSLGVIIGVLLVVTVASLVKTSRDPSAKAHPGSLRAHRHEDDGGASD, encoded by the coding sequence ATGCTCGACATCAGTGTGGTCACCTGGGTGGTGACCGTCGGTCTCATCGTCGTCCTGCTGGTACTGGACCTGGTGCTGGCCTCGGTGCGCCCGCACCGGGTCGGGTTCGCCGAGGCGACCGCGTGGTCGGTGTTCTACGTGGCGGTCGCCGTCGCGTTCGGGGTCTGGTTCGCGTGGCAGTACGGCGGAGAGTTCGGTACCGAGTACTTCGCGGGCTACATCGTGGAGAAGAGCCTGTCGGTCGACAACCTGTTCGTCTTCGTGATCATCATGACCACCTTCGCCGTGCCCGAGGAGCACCAGCACAAGGTGCTGACCTTCGGGATCGTGCTGGCGCTGATCATGCGTGCGGCGTTCATCGCGGTGGGCGCCACGTTGCTGTCGCTGTTCTCCTTCATGTTCCTGGTCTTCGGGCTGATCCTGGTGTTCACCGCGGTGCAGTTGTTCCGGCACCGGGACGAGGATCCCGATGTGGAGAACAACGTCGTGGTCAAGGCGGCGCGGCGGTTGCTGCCGACCACCGACAAGTACGTCGGGGGCAGGCTGGTCGCCAGGGTGGACGGGCGCCGGATGGTCACGCCGCTGTTCGTGGTGCTGGTGGCCATCGGCGGGGTCGACCTGCTGTTCGCGCTGGACTCGATTCCCGCGGTCTTCGGGGTCACCGAGGAGTCCTACATCGTGTTCACCGCCAACGCTTTCGCGCTGCTCGGCCTGCGGGCACTGTTCTTCCTGGTGAAGGGGCTGCTCGACCGGCTGGTGTACCTGTCCGCCGGGCTGGCGCTGATCCTGGCGTTCATCGGGGTCAAGCTGATGCTGCACTGGGCGCATGTGGACATCGACCCGCGGGTACCGGAGATCGGCACCCCGGTCAGCCTCGGCGTGATCATCGGCGTTCTACTGGTGGTGACCGTGGCCAGCCTGGTCAAGACCAGTCGCGATCCGTCCGCCAAGGCGCATCCCGGCTCGCTGCGGGCGCACCGCCACGAAGACGACGGCGGCGCCTCCGACTGA
- a CDS encoding cupin domain-containing protein: MDSDVSAQPVPYVLPAGAGTPGAAPEGSQMLLKATAAQTGGMFGMVEGVDRPGFATILHRHDAAEAWYILDGDYDYYVDGQWLSAGVGAFVFVPGGLPHGLRAGGAGGRKLTLIMPGGMEGFFQDVHTKLERGELSQEALGELGRQYHIAALGPLPETPVSSG; encoded by the coding sequence ATGGACTCGGACGTTTCCGCTCAGCCGGTGCCGTACGTGCTGCCCGCCGGGGCCGGCACGCCCGGCGCGGCACCGGAGGGTTCGCAGATGCTGCTCAAGGCGACCGCGGCGCAGACCGGCGGGATGTTCGGCATGGTCGAGGGCGTGGACCGGCCGGGGTTCGCCACCATCCTGCACCGGCACGACGCCGCCGAAGCCTGGTACATCCTGGACGGTGACTACGACTACTACGTGGACGGTCAGTGGCTTTCCGCCGGTGTGGGCGCCTTTGTGTTCGTCCCGGGTGGACTTCCGCACGGGCTGCGGGCCGGCGGGGCCGGCGGGCGGAAGCTCACCCTGATCATGCCCGGCGGCATGGAGGGCTTCTTCCAGGACGTGCACACGAAACTGGAGCGCGGCGAGCTGAGCCAGGAGGCGCTCGGCGAGCTGGGCCGCCAGTACCACATCGCCGCGCTCGGGCCACTGCCGGAGACGCCGGTCAGCTCGGGCTGA
- a CDS encoding TetR/AcrR family transcriptional regulator, with product MTPAATPARPPGRPRAGIDDLVFAATLSTVHELGYAGATMDRIAAAAGVAKTTIYRRWPSKGALIVDCLLDAFGPLPLEGTDRAGILSSTIHWGATKIAEPGAGAAFAGVFVDAVNDPALRELLATRFQAPYLRALQDALGEPEDRVLLVIDVVVGTLLHRMGMTGAPMVDADVTALTEMVLRYFADDGAGRTR from the coding sequence ATGACCCCAGCAGCCACCCCTGCCAGGCCGCCCGGCCGACCGCGAGCCGGTATCGACGACTTGGTCTTCGCCGCGACGCTGAGCACGGTCCACGAACTGGGCTACGCGGGTGCGACGATGGATCGCATCGCGGCGGCGGCGGGCGTCGCGAAGACGACCATCTACCGTCGCTGGCCGTCGAAGGGGGCACTGATCGTGGACTGCCTCCTGGACGCGTTCGGCCCGCTGCCGCTGGAAGGCACCGACCGGGCCGGGATCCTGTCCTCGACCATCCACTGGGGCGCGACGAAGATCGCCGAGCCGGGCGCCGGCGCGGCGTTCGCGGGCGTGTTCGTGGACGCCGTCAACGATCCGGCCCTGCGCGAACTACTGGCCACTCGATTCCAGGCCCCCTACCTGCGCGCGCTTCAGGACGCGCTGGGCGAGCCGGAAGATCGCGTCCTGCTGGTCATCGACGTCGTGGTCGGCACTCTGCTCCACCGGATGGGCATGACCGGCGCGCCGATGGTCGACGCCGATGTCACCGCGCTGACCGAGATGGTCCTGCGCTACTTCGCCGACGACGGTGCCGGTCGGACTCGATGA
- a CDS encoding cutinase family protein, with the protein MRKRKTSALFAGLLMTAGLFAMEGPVAQAAAPCEGTYTIVVGGTGSSWNNDGFVGNIQQHVGYPTTIPNGASARAGVNELNRLIRDQRNACPGQHAKVAGYSLGAAVVHTWVTENWQTFDNVNAVLIADPKRKAPPGADGGSVPFGGIIGAPLAGADRFFGNVPVKSICNWDYVCDESAGIGTYPHNHMNNYPEDWNVDHHNDNAHEQWFNGVWSPW; encoded by the coding sequence ATGAGAAAGAGAAAGACTTCGGCGCTGTTCGCCGGCCTTCTGATGACCGCGGGGCTTTTCGCGATGGAAGGGCCCGTGGCGCAGGCGGCGGCTCCGTGCGAAGGCACTTACACGATCGTGGTCGGCGGGACGGGCAGTTCCTGGAACAACGACGGCTTCGTCGGCAACATCCAGCAGCACGTCGGCTACCCGACCACCATCCCCAACGGCGCGAGCGCCAGGGCGGGCGTCAACGAGCTGAACCGGCTGATCCGCGACCAGCGCAACGCCTGCCCCGGCCAGCACGCCAAGGTGGCAGGGTACTCCCTCGGCGCCGCGGTGGTGCACACCTGGGTCACCGAGAACTGGCAGACCTTCGACAACGTCAACGCCGTGCTCATCGCGGATCCCAAGCGCAAGGCGCCCCCAGGTGCCGACGGCGGGAGCGTGCCGTTCGGCGGCATCATCGGCGCTCCGCTCGCCGGCGCCGACAGGTTCTTCGGCAACGTGCCGGTCAAGTCGATCTGCAACTGGGACTACGTCTGCGACGAGTCCGCCGGCATCGGGACGTACCCGCACAACCACATGAACAACTACCCCGAAGACTGGAACGTCGACCACCACAACGACAACGCCCACGAGCAGTGGTTCAACGGCGTCTGGTCCCCCTGGTAG
- a CDS encoding alpha/beta hydrolase encodes MNDVNGVARPPLGIRLLSALRKEPDWSSMTAGELAAFSDAENRKRASPLIRVISGFPDRGATIRWREVPLPGRDLRVRVYRTRRSRPGRSALPLVLHVHGGGFVGTAVQSDWVNSHLAARLPAVVVSVEHRLLAPGTPLTAAVDDGWDVLRHLLRHAEWGVDPARTAVFGESNGGLIAALAAIRARESGMLLRAQVLVNPAADLTGTAFDHDSMTRHAHSPTLTVPQLRFYRRLAVPPGTDARAVSPLRAEDLSGLAPALVVVPALDPVADHGRRYAERLRESGTPARLVEHPGAPHGFLSMPGVVPQARAARAQITGFLRDRLAGTAGTVTTGSTMGERDDRH; translated from the coding sequence ATGAACGACGTCAACGGCGTGGCACGGCCGCCTTTGGGAATCCGGCTGCTGAGTGCCCTGCGGAAGGAGCCGGACTGGTCGTCGATGACGGCCGGGGAGCTGGCCGCCTTCAGCGACGCGGAGAACCGCAAGCGAGCGTCCCCGCTGATCCGGGTGATCAGCGGGTTTCCAGACCGCGGCGCCACGATCCGATGGCGGGAAGTGCCGCTGCCCGGCCGCGACCTCCGGGTCCGGGTGTACCGGACCCGGAGGTCACGGCCAGGGCGCAGCGCTTTGCCGCTGGTGCTGCACGTGCACGGCGGCGGGTTCGTCGGCACGGCGGTGCAGAGCGACTGGGTGAACAGCCACCTCGCCGCGCGGCTGCCCGCGGTCGTCGTCTCGGTCGAGCACCGCCTCCTCGCTCCGGGGACTCCGCTGACGGCGGCCGTCGACGACGGCTGGGACGTGCTGCGACACTTACTGCGGCACGCCGAATGGGGCGTCGACCCGGCTCGGACCGCGGTCTTCGGCGAGAGCAACGGCGGGCTGATCGCCGCGCTGGCCGCGATCCGGGCCAGGGAGTCCGGCATGCTCCTGCGCGCACAGGTGCTGGTCAACCCCGCCGCCGATCTGACCGGGACGGCGTTCGACCACGACTCGATGACCCGGCACGCGCACAGCCCGACCCTGACCGTGCCGCAGCTCCGGTTCTACCGGCGACTGGCCGTTCCGCCGGGCACGGACGCCCGCGCCGTGTCGCCGCTGCGTGCCGAGGACCTGAGCGGGCTGGCCCCGGCGCTCGTGGTGGTGCCGGCGCTCGACCCGGTGGCCGACCACGGCCGCCGCTACGCCGAACGGCTGCGCGAGTCCGGGACGCCGGCGCGGCTCGTCGAACATCCCGGTGCGCCGCACGGGTTCCTCAGCATGCCGGGGGTGGTGCCGCAGGCCAGGGCCGCGCGGGCGCAGATCACCGGGTTCCTCCGCGACCGCCTCGCCGGAACCGCCGGCACGGTCACGACGGGATCGACGATGGGGGAGCGCGATGACCGCCACTGA
- a CDS encoding GNAT family N-acetyltransferase, which translates to MIESVRRSGAQGEFGHAVPVRPARDRAALFPAWCLRGHELKIAGAGRGWSHFYNLPRVTCQVCYDQRDPAASWCLIEPADQYPPDKAPQEGLKLHAVAPLVRGGIGRIELHLDGHAVGDLDLAACGPCRRAVIEQLRVDHDHRRLGYGRILIAAALSRAPADKYDWSTTKITDTVETRAFWAASGFPGTLGQPQYCTDMLRAAQKLP; encoded by the coding sequence GTGATCGAATCGGTGCGGCGCTCCGGAGCGCAGGGCGAGTTCGGCCACGCCGTGCCGGTACGCCCGGCCCGCGACCGTGCCGCCCTGTTCCCGGCGTGGTGCCTGCGCGGACACGAGCTGAAGATCGCCGGCGCCGGACGCGGCTGGTCGCACTTCTACAACCTGCCCAGGGTCACCTGCCAGGTCTGCTACGACCAGCGCGACCCCGCGGCGAGCTGGTGCCTGATCGAACCCGCCGACCAGTACCCACCGGACAAGGCACCCCAGGAAGGACTGAAACTGCACGCGGTCGCCCCGCTCGTCCGCGGCGGAATCGGCCGCATCGAACTGCACCTCGACGGCCACGCCGTCGGCGACCTCGACCTCGCCGCCTGCGGCCCCTGCCGCCGCGCGGTCATCGAACAGCTCCGGGTCGACCACGACCACCGCCGCCTCGGCTACGGCCGGATACTGATCGCGGCGGCACTCTCCCGCGCACCCGCCGACAAATACGACTGGTCCACCACGAAGATCACCGACACGGTGGAAACCCGCGCGTTCTGGGCGGCCTCCGGATTCCCCGGCACCCTCGGCCAACCCCAGTACTGCACCGACATGCTCCGCGCCGCACAAAAACTCCCCTGA
- a CDS encoding esterase-like activity of phytase family protein has protein sequence MRAWLKRGATLAAVVLAVLGVVQVPAQAAPPRGVEITRFLGVQTLPHQLTFDGTVVGGLSGVDRDPATGTWYLVSDDRWRYNPARFYTGALDFDPLTGAFTGVKLTGVTTFRRADGTPYPGFGLPETVDPETIRFDPLTRRVLWGQEGDRSDETHPGLPLSDQSLRWAGRDGGYLGEIPLPDNLHLTETASGPRRNYGFEALAVTRRTIAAVVEAPRYEDGALPTTETGAPARITVWNRAERARAQYVYPIDPAPAAPIPPGGIIDSGVSELLAIDSHRYLALERSWIEGVNYKVKLYEIDLSGASNVLSRDSLGDGGYRPVTKRLVLDLSQRATVQNYESLSWGPRLRTGECTVVIGSDDNFHPAETTEFLAYAVRGC, from the coding sequence ATGAGAGCATGGCTGAAGCGGGGCGCGACACTCGCCGCGGTGGTATTGGCGGTACTCGGCGTCGTTCAGGTGCCGGCTCAGGCCGCGCCGCCGCGCGGGGTGGAGATCACCCGATTCCTCGGCGTGCAGACGCTGCCGCACCAGCTGACCTTCGACGGGACGGTGGTGGGTGGCCTGTCCGGGGTGGACCGGGATCCGGCGACCGGAACCTGGTACCTGGTTTCCGACGACCGGTGGCGCTACAACCCGGCCCGGTTCTACACCGGCGCGCTCGACTTCGACCCGCTGACCGGCGCATTCACCGGGGTGAAGCTGACCGGCGTGACCACCTTCCGCCGCGCCGACGGCACCCCGTACCCGGGTTTCGGCCTGCCCGAGACCGTCGATCCGGAGACGATCCGCTTCGATCCGCTGACCCGCCGGGTCCTGTGGGGGCAGGAAGGCGACCGGTCCGACGAGACGCACCCCGGCCTCCCGCTGTCCGACCAGTCGCTGCGCTGGGCCGGCCGCGACGGCGGCTACCTCGGCGAAATCCCGCTGCCGGACAACCTCCACCTCACCGAGACGGCCAGCGGCCCGCGCCGCAACTACGGCTTCGAGGCGCTGGCGGTCACCCGGCGCACCATCGCCGCCGTGGTCGAAGCGCCCCGCTACGAGGACGGCGCGCTGCCGACCACCGAAACCGGTGCCCCGGCGCGGATCACCGTGTGGAATCGGGCCGAACGGGCACGCGCGCAGTACGTGTACCCGATCGACCCGGCGCCCGCCGCCCCGATCCCGCCCGGCGGCATCATCGACAGCGGCGTCTCCGAACTCCTCGCCATCGACTCGCACCGCTACCTCGCACTGGAGCGCTCCTGGATCGAGGGCGTCAACTACAAGGTCAAGCTGTACGAGATCGACCTGAGCGGGGCGAGCAACGTGCTGTCGCGCGACTCCCTCGGCGATGGCGGGTACCGCCCGGTCACCAAGCGGCTCGTGCTCGACCTCAGCCAGAGGGCGACGGTGCAGAACTACGAAAGCCTGTCCTGGGGCCCGCGGCTGCGCACCGGTGAATGCACCGTGGTGATCGGTTCCGACGACAACTTCCACCCGGCGGAGACGACCGAATTCCTCGCCTACGCCGTCCGCGGCTGCTGA
- a CDS encoding Cgl0159 family (beta/alpha)8-fold protein: protein MSDTVRRIVTKRVRDPEAIAKAAAGRTPAKSPFNDKGRAMIIAADHPARGANGVGRDPLAMADRGELLDRLCLALERPGVSGVLATADIIDDLLLLGVLDGKTVLGSMNRTGLAGSSFEIDDRFAGYDAGAIERMRFNGGKMLTRICLTDPATPSTLENTAKAINDLARRKLIAMVEPFLSDWVDGRIRNDLSPEAVIRSITIASGLGRTSAYTWLKLPVVDDMERVLASSTLPVLLLGGEVEDPDAVFAAWQRALTLPTVQGLVVGRSLLYPHDGDVAKAVDTAVGLL, encoded by the coding sequence GTGTCCGACACCGTACGGCGGATCGTCACCAAGCGGGTGCGCGATCCGGAGGCGATCGCGAAGGCCGCCGCCGGCCGGACACCGGCGAAGTCGCCGTTCAACGACAAGGGCCGGGCGATGATCATCGCCGCGGACCATCCGGCGCGCGGCGCGAACGGCGTCGGCCGGGACCCGCTCGCGATGGCCGACCGCGGCGAGCTGCTGGACCGGCTCTGCCTCGCGCTGGAACGTCCCGGTGTCAGCGGCGTGCTGGCGACCGCGGACATCATCGACGACCTGCTGCTGCTCGGCGTGCTCGACGGCAAGACCGTGCTCGGCTCGATGAACCGCACCGGCCTTGCCGGCTCGTCCTTCGAGATCGACGACCGGTTCGCCGGCTACGACGCCGGGGCGATCGAACGGATGCGGTTCAACGGCGGCAAGATGCTCACCCGGATCTGCCTGACCGACCCGGCCACGCCGAGCACGCTGGAGAACACCGCGAAGGCGATCAACGACCTGGCCCGGCGGAAGTTGATCGCGATGGTCGAGCCGTTCCTGTCGGACTGGGTGGACGGCCGGATCCGCAACGACCTCAGTCCGGAGGCGGTGATCCGCTCGATCACCATCGCGTCGGGCCTCGGCCGGACGTCGGCCTACACCTGGCTCAAGCTGCCGGTAGTTGACGACATGGAACGGGTGCTGGCGTCCTCGACGCTGCCGGTGCTGCTGCTGGGCGGCGAGGTCGAAGATCCGGACGCGGTGTTCGCCGCCTGGCAGCGAGCGCTGACCCTGCCGACCGTGCAGGGCCTGGTGGTCGGCCGGTCCCTGCTCTACCCGCACGACGGCGACGTGGCCAAGGCGGTCGACACGGCAGTGGGGTTGCTATGA